One part of the Alphaproteobacteria bacterium genome encodes these proteins:
- the tsaE gene encoding tRNA (adenosine(37)-N6)-threonylcarbamoyltransferase complex ATPase subunit type 1 TsaE, with the protein MFTKKIIIKSEKDTINLAKKIGPLLKKKDIVVLNGDLGAGKTFFSRALIRNLSNNDNQEVPSPTFTLVQFYDLPDFTLWHFDLYRIKHPEEVYDLGWEDACYDGVVLVEWPQKLEHLTPKDRLEIEISFEENSSNRIALIKGHGEMEERLNGIDL; encoded by the coding sequence ATGTTTACAAAAAAAATAATAATAAAAAGTGAGAAAGACACAATAAACCTAGCTAAAAAAATAGGCCCTCTTTTAAAGAAAAAAGATATAGTTGTTCTAAACGGAGATTTAGGAGCAGGAAAAACATTTTTCTCAAGAGCACTAATTAGAAACCTTAGCAATAATGATAATCAAGAAGTTCCTTCTCCTACATTTACACTTGTGCAATTTTACGATTTACCAGATTTTACTCTTTGGCATTTTGATTTATACAGAATCAAACACCCTGAAGAGGTTTATGATTTAGGTTGGGAAGATGCTTGTTACGATGGAGTAGTTCTTGTTGAATGGCCTCAAAAGCTAGAACACTTAACTCCAAAAGATAGGCTAGAAATAGAGATTTCTTTTGAAGAAAACTCAAGTAATAGAATAGCCTTGATTAAAGGACATGGAGAAATGGAAGAGCGTTTAAATGGGATCGATTTATAA
- a CDS encoding PD-(D/E)XK nuclease family protein, whose product MGSIYNIPFGIDFCDFLADELLEKTNGDVIELSKYLVILPTSRSVRNLRSAFSAKTTNMILPQIISLNMFDEESISILTNTDIPLSISDIKRCFVLSNFILEDSSFELNKSQSIKLAYELGSLMDKIETENLSIDNLDSIVPEDFSKHWQLTLDFIRNVYNFWEAYLEKENLISKAKQRNLILEKQSNIWKQENTDKNIIIAGFSSTIPSMLKLIKTVYSLKNGTIILQGLDRSLDFSNINEINYNFGNHEIINFLNIDKNEVKDLTSKLSKRQKLTSLSMLPANKITKWRDNHSLEKSLDNLFYAECENEQDEAEIISLILRYELEKKEQKVSLITPDRNLARCVTSKLERWGIMANDSSGQPLQYTPIANWLKLVLNMVCDNFSILSYLACMKHPFASCGQSKSLFKSSIKEAEVLFRTEKKFTLPEYILNSAGILKDKKEHSFKELIKAHVLFAEKLAASDEMSGDEIIWKGDFSEELANYIHEVFENSTNEKITLEEYAEVFTLLMSNQQVRKKYGFHPRLSILGLTESRLMTTDVTVLGGLNENIWPPEPDIDGWMSRPMKKDFGMSSPDKNIGTSAFDFCNAFNFDKVYLTRAKKSNTSINIKSRFLNRIEGVLNSKGLNIPIDKNWVKFEKELTKVDLIEPVKPCPCPKEEARLKGDISVTSIDMLTKDPYAFYAKTILKLYKLDELEEELSAATKGNIIHKCLEEFIKKYPKDLPDNPKEELIEISKAIFKEKLGDSKYHSFWWPKFEKAITSFIKEEVKRRQEGYQNIATETKGNIVIDGANIIAKADRIDIGMNGVNIIDYKTGTLPYAKEIENLDYMQLSIEALIANNNGFNIAKTKDNVDKILIWSIKDEKKEFRKKDIDEEYLQQTLDKLKELIAKFKYGKEPFVAEPHDNKHLKYNKYEHLARLKLWRELDDEY is encoded by the coding sequence ATGGGATCGATTTATAACATACCTTTTGGAATTGACTTTTGTGATTTTCTAGCAGATGAATTGTTAGAGAAGACAAACGGTGATGTTATAGAACTATCTAAATATCTTGTTATATTACCAACATCAAGATCTGTAAGAAACTTAAGAAGTGCTTTTTCTGCAAAAACTACCAACATGATTCTTCCTCAAATAATATCTTTGAACATGTTTGATGAAGAGAGTATTTCAATATTGACAAATACAGATATTCCTCTGTCTATATCTGATATAAAAAGATGTTTTGTTTTATCTAACTTTATTTTAGAAGATTCAAGTTTTGAACTAAATAAATCTCAATCAATAAAGCTGGCTTATGAGCTAGGATCTTTGATGGATAAAATAGAAACAGAGAACTTATCAATTGATAATTTAGATTCCATTGTCCCAGAGGACTTTTCTAAACACTGGCAATTAACATTAGATTTTATAAGAAATGTTTATAACTTTTGGGAAGCTTACCTAGAAAAAGAAAACTTAATATCAAAAGCAAAACAGAGAAACTTAATATTGGAGAAACAATCTAATATATGGAAACAAGAGAATACAGATAAAAACATAATTATTGCAGGATTTTCTAGCACAATCCCATCCATGCTTAAACTTATAAAAACAGTTTATAGTTTAAAAAATGGCACAATAATACTTCAAGGATTAGATAGGAGTTTAGACTTCAGCAATATAAATGAAATTAATTATAATTTTGGTAATCACGAAATAATTAATTTTTTAAATATTGATAAGAATGAAGTTAAGGATTTAACATCTAAATTAAGCAAAAGACAAAAGCTAACTAGTCTATCTATGCTACCTGCAAACAAAATAACAAAATGGAGAGATAACCATTCTCTAGAAAAATCTTTAGATAATTTATTTTATGCAGAATGTGAAAATGAACAAGACGAAGCAGAGATTATCTCCCTAATATTAAGATATGAATTAGAAAAAAAGGAACAAAAAGTTTCTTTAATAACTCCTGATAGGAACTTAGCTAGATGTGTAACAAGTAAGCTAGAGCGATGGGGTATAATGGCTAATGATTCATCTGGTCAACCTCTTCAATATACACCAATAGCTAACTGGTTGAAACTAGTCTTAAACATGGTGTGTGATAACTTTTCTATTCTATCATATTTAGCTTGTATGAAACACCCTTTTGCAAGCTGTGGTCAAAGCAAGTCTCTTTTTAAGTCATCTATTAAAGAAGCAGAAGTACTCTTTAGAACAGAGAAAAAATTTACCTTGCCAGAGTATATTTTAAATTCAGCAGGAATACTAAAAGATAAAAAAGAACACTCGTTCAAAGAATTAATTAAAGCTCATGTTTTATTTGCAGAAAAATTAGCAGCATCAGATGAAATGTCAGGAGATGAAATAATTTGGAAAGGAGACTTTTCTGAAGAATTAGCAAACTATATTCACGAAGTTTTTGAGAACTCTACCAATGAAAAAATAACTCTTGAAGAGTATGCTGAAGTATTCACATTATTGATGTCGAATCAACAGGTGAGAAAAAAATATGGATTCCACCCAAGATTATCAATATTAGGTTTAACAGAATCAAGATTAATGACAACTGATGTTACAGTTTTAGGTGGGCTGAACGAAAACATATGGCCTCCAGAGCCAGATATAGATGGCTGGATGTCCAGACCAATGAAAAAAGATTTTGGCATGAGTTCTCCAGATAAAAATATTGGAACTTCTGCTTTTGATTTTTGTAATGCCTTTAACTTTGACAAAGTTTATTTAACCAGAGCAAAAAAGTCTAATACATCTATAAACATTAAATCTAGGTTCTTAAATAGAATAGAAGGAGTTCTTAACTCTAAGGGCTTAAATATCCCTATAGATAAAAACTGGGTTAAGTTTGAAAAAGAGTTAACTAAAGTAGATCTAATTGAACCTGTAAAACCTTGCCCCTGCCCAAAAGAAGAAGCTAGATTAAAAGGAGATATCTCTGTTACATCTATAGACATGCTAACCAAAGATCCTTATGCTTTTTATGCAAAAACAATTTTAAAGCTTTATAAATTAGACGAACTTGAAGAGGAATTATCTGCAGCAACTAAAGGTAATATAATACACAAATGCTTAGAAGAGTTTATAAAAAAATATCCTAAAGATTTGCCTGATAATCCTAAAGAAGAGTTGATAGAAATTAGCAAAGCTATATTTAAGGAAAAGCTTGGAGATAGCAAATACCATTCTTTTTGGTGGCCTAAATTTGAAAAAGCAATTACCTCCTTTATTAAAGAAGAGGTAAAAAGAAGACAAGAAGGGTATCAAAATATAGCTACAGAGACAAAAGGCAACATTGTTATAGATGGAGCTAATATAATTGCTAAAGCAGATAGAATTGATATTGGTATGAATGGAGTGAATATCATAGACTATAAAACAGGAACACTACCTTATGCAAAAGAAATAGAGAATCTCGACTATATGCAATTATCAATTGAAGCATTAATTGCAAACAATAATGGCTTCAACATTGCAAAAACAAAAGACAATGTAGATAAAATTTTAATTTGGTCAATAAAAGATGAAAAAAAAGAGTTTAGAAAAAAAGATATTGATGAAGAGTATTTACAGCAGACCCTAGACAAGTTAAAAGAGTTAATTGCTAAGTTCAAATATGGGAAAGAACCTTTTGTTGCAGAGCCTCATGATAACAAACATCTTAAATACAATAAATATGAGCATTTAGCTAGATTAAAGTTATGGAGGGAATTAGATGACGAGTATTAA